In a single window of the Terriglobus roseus genome:
- a CDS encoding MBL fold metallo-hydrolase, producing the protein MNVSNPRPHPSVLRKLRQLWGVVRESHRTPLLGKPNPPKLVDPEQLGVTFIGHSSFLIQIAGRNLLVDPVFATRLILLRRQRRPGILIDHLPPIDAVLLTHAHMDHLNLPSLRRIVRHAKKLTGVAPQAIVPSGVRDLVEDLGFRSVTELEWWQTTELDAEVDEEPVTITMTPAQHWGARMFKDTHRLFGGYVISGAGHSIYHSGDTAYFSGFSEIGRRLRPQIALLPIGAYFPDSYRAVHTSPEEALQAFLDLGSATTMVPMHYNTFPLGREPMTEPPIRLRTAARKAGVASQVDVLGEGETLVIRAKDHSSEARSMRSRSA; encoded by the coding sequence ATGAATGTGAGCAATCCTCGTCCGCATCCCTCGGTACTGCGTAAGCTGCGCCAACTGTGGGGCGTTGTGCGCGAAAGCCATCGCACTCCCCTGCTCGGTAAGCCGAACCCGCCCAAGCTCGTCGATCCTGAGCAGTTGGGCGTGACCTTCATCGGCCACTCGTCATTCCTGATCCAGATCGCCGGCCGCAACCTGCTGGTCGACCCCGTCTTCGCGACGCGGCTGATCCTGCTGCGCCGCCAACGCCGGCCCGGCATCCTGATCGACCATCTGCCGCCCATTGACGCTGTGCTTCTGACGCACGCACACATGGACCACCTGAACCTGCCTTCGCTGCGCCGCATTGTTCGCCACGCGAAGAAGCTAACCGGCGTTGCACCGCAGGCCATTGTTCCCAGCGGCGTGCGAGATCTGGTGGAGGATCTGGGCTTCCGCAGCGTCACCGAACTGGAGTGGTGGCAGACCACGGAACTCGATGCCGAGGTAGATGAAGAGCCAGTGACCATCACCATGACGCCTGCGCAGCACTGGGGCGCGCGCATGTTCAAGGACACGCACCGGCTCTTCGGTGGCTACGTTATCTCCGGCGCAGGCCACAGCATCTATCATTCGGGCGATACGGCTTACTTCAGCGGCTTCAGCGAGATCGGCCGCCGCCTGCGGCCGCAGATTGCATTGCTGCCCATCGGCGCCTATTTCCCGGACAGCTACCGGGCCGTGCACACGTCGCCGGAAGAGGCGCTGCAGGCATTCCTCGATCTCGGCTCCGCAACGACGATGGTGCCCATGCACTACAACACCTTCCCGCTGGGCCGCGAGCCGATGACAGAGCCACCGATCCGACTGCGAACTGCGGCAAGGAAGGCTGGCGTCGCCAGCCAGGTGGATGTGCTGGGCGAAGGGGAAACGCTGGTCATCCGCGCGAAGGATCACAGCAGCGAAGCACGCTCTATGCGCTCTCGATCCGCATAA
- a CDS encoding DUF167 domain-containing protein has protein sequence MAFAVSSMDGGVSFAVRVQPGASRECIVGEYGDALKIALTAPAVDGKANEALIRYVATLLSVPRMSVEIASGTLSRSKIVRVTGISAEEAAAKLMRIESA, from the coding sequence GTGGCCTTTGCCGTGAGCAGTATGGATGGCGGTGTCAGCTTCGCGGTGCGTGTACAGCCGGGAGCTTCACGCGAGTGCATCGTCGGCGAGTATGGCGATGCACTCAAGATCGCGCTGACTGCTCCGGCTGTTGACGGTAAAGCGAACGAAGCGCTGATCCGCTATGTGGCTACGTTGCTGAGTGTTCCCCGCATGAGCGTTGAGATTGCATCCGGAACACTGTCACGCTCTAAGATCGTGCGCGTTACGGGCATATCCGCGGAAGAAGCGGCAGCGAAACTTATGCGGATCGAGAGCGCATAG
- a CDS encoding YggS family pyridoxal phosphate-dependent enzyme, whose translation MSIAENLERVRAEIAAACAKAGRQPEDVKLLAVSKTWGPPAVAEAFRAGQRLFGENRVQEWEHKRADLHSILGEGVGEMDVHLIGNLQSNKTSKAAWLFSAVDAVDSAKVARRLHDVCDQVGKVLPILIEVKLSEEETKQGVTAYALPGLLNSILEMDGVEVRGLMTVPPYADDPEDARPYFRRLRELRDSAEAEVGIKLPELSMGMSHDFAVAIEEGSTCVRVGSAIFGVRTYAPKDEEDEA comes from the coding sequence ATGTCGATTGCAGAAAATCTGGAGCGTGTGCGGGCGGAGATCGCCGCAGCATGTGCCAAGGCCGGGCGCCAGCCCGAGGATGTGAAGTTGCTCGCGGTGTCGAAGACGTGGGGACCGCCCGCGGTCGCCGAGGCGTTCCGCGCGGGCCAGCGGTTATTTGGTGAGAACCGTGTGCAGGAGTGGGAGCATAAGCGCGCCGATCTGCATTCGATTCTGGGTGAAGGCGTGGGTGAGATGGACGTTCACCTGATCGGCAACCTGCAAAGCAACAAGACCAGTAAGGCGGCGTGGCTCTTCAGCGCGGTGGATGCGGTCGATAGCGCGAAGGTCGCGCGCCGTCTGCATGATGTCTGCGACCAGGTAGGCAAAGTGCTGCCGATCCTGATTGAGGTGAAGCTCTCCGAAGAGGAGACGAAACAGGGCGTAACAGCGTATGCTCTGCCAGGCCTGCTGAACAGCATCCTGGAGATGGATGGTGTCGAGGTGCGCGGCCTGATGACGGTCCCGCCCTACGCGGACGATCCCGAGGATGCCCGGCCGTACTTCCGCCGTCTGCGCGAGTTACGTGACTCGGCCGAGGCAGAGGTTGGCATCAAGCTGCCCGAACTTTCGATGGGCATGTCGCATGACTTTGCGGTTGCTATCGAAGAGGGATCGACCTGCGTGCGCGTGGGGTCGGCGATCTTTGGTGTTCGGACGTACGCTCCGAAGGACGAAGAAGACGAGGCGTAG
- a CDS encoding alpha/beta fold hydrolase, which translates to MASRLVLNLLITLRRGIRVPLCVVLSMAFLCLPAALAQQGQGTFENAGLTLYYRTLGQGSPVLILAGGPGMDVDYMLPVARLLAKDHTAILLEQRGTGRSMPAKIAPETVSADLMLSDMEALRTKLRYRQWVVLGHSAGSLTAMLYAVAHPSSIRALVLLGTMPPNFTPLLKVGPSRMARLGPAEQARMAELSKLGNTGTVAQQNARQIEMLRMTFEAEFVDKEAGHRFAQTMTVDNFHMGTSAVLETALPDYDERPALAKLHIPTLIVQGRQDSLDPDLAALTRDAIPDAQLVIAEKAGHFGWLEQPEFYRTTIETFLRGK; encoded by the coding sequence ATGGCCTCCCGTCTCGTTCTGAACCTGCTCATCACCCTCCGCCGTGGCATCCGCGTGCCTCTCTGTGTTGTCCTGTCCATGGCGTTTCTTTGCCTTCCCGCTGCGCTGGCCCAGCAGGGCCAGGGGACGTTCGAGAACGCCGGTCTGACGTTGTACTACCGCACACTGGGCCAGGGATCGCCGGTGCTGATCCTGGCCGGTGGCCCCGGCATGGACGTGGACTACATGCTGCCCGTGGCGAGGCTGTTGGCGAAGGATCATACGGCCATCCTGTTGGAACAGCGGGGCACCGGTCGGTCGATGCCGGCGAAGATCGCTCCAGAGACGGTGAGCGCAGACCTGATGCTCAGTGACATGGAGGCTCTGCGGACGAAGCTGCGATATCGCCAGTGGGTGGTGCTCGGTCACTCTGCCGGTTCCCTGACGGCCATGCTGTACGCGGTGGCCCATCCGTCATCGATTCGCGCTTTGGTGCTGTTGGGCACGATGCCGCCGAACTTCACCCCGCTGTTGAAGGTCGGGCCGAGCCGGATGGCTCGACTTGGCCCGGCGGAGCAGGCGCGTATGGCGGAACTAAGCAAGCTCGGAAACACGGGCACGGTTGCACAGCAAAATGCGCGGCAGATCGAGATGTTGCGGATGACGTTTGAGGCGGAGTTCGTGGACAAAGAAGCAGGACATCGCTTTGCGCAGACGATGACCGTGGATAACTTCCACATGGGGACGTCCGCGGTACTTGAGACGGCATTGCCGGACTACGACGAGCGACCGGCCCTGGCGAAACTGCATATCCCAACGCTGATCGTGCAGGGCCGCCAGGATTCGCTCGATCCAGATCTTGCTGCTTTGACCCGCGATGCGATTCCGGACGCGCAACTGGTCATCGCGGAGAAGGCCGGCCACTTTGGTTGGCTGGAGCAGCCAGAGTTTTATCGCACGACCATAGAGACCTTTCTGCGCGGTAAGTGA
- a CDS encoding DUF4188 domain-containing protein codes for MAKVETGRFAGTMEGEFVVFVIGMRINNLLAVNKWLPVSRAMPRMLQELFRQPELGLLHAEFFMNLADRNVMTLQYWRSYDHLHAYAHARDKAHLPAWAAFNRAARGNAAVGVYHESYLQKPGTYETVYVDMPRFGLAKAGAMVPAVGSMKDAADRLRASAVGRGAGA; via the coding sequence ATGGCGAAGGTTGAAACAGGGCGGTTTGCGGGCACGATGGAGGGCGAGTTCGTCGTCTTCGTGATCGGGATGCGGATCAACAATCTTCTGGCGGTGAACAAGTGGTTGCCGGTATCGCGTGCCATGCCGCGCATGTTGCAGGAACTCTTTCGCCAGCCGGAGCTTGGTCTGTTGCACGCCGAGTTCTTCATGAACCTGGCCGATCGCAACGTGATGACGCTGCAGTACTGGCGCAGCTATGACCACCTGCACGCCTATGCGCACGCTCGGGACAAGGCGCATCTGCCGGCCTGGGCAGCGTTTAACAGGGCTGCTCGCGGCAATGCGGCGGTGGGCGTTTACCACGAGAGCTATCTGCAGAAGCCGGGTACTTACGAGACCGTCTATGTCGACATGCCACGCTTCGGCTTGGCGAAGGCCGGTGCGATGGTGCCTGCGGTGGGATCGATGAAGGACGCGGCGGATCGTCTGCGGGCATCGGCCGTTGGTCGTGGCGCCGGCGCCTAG
- the trxB gene encoding thioredoxin-disulfide reductase translates to MSNVTPTTSTTRDTVILGSGCSGLTAAIYTARANLKPLVIEGHEPGGQLSITTLVENFPGWPDGVQGPELVENIRKQAEKFGAEMEMGHLVSADLSKSPIELNFGHKIVHTRTLIVASGASARWLGLPSEQALIGHGVSSCATCDGFFFSGKVICVIGGGDSAMEEAMFLTRFATKVYLIHRSAQFRASKIMLDRAMAHPQIEFLTNTIVEEVLGVEEKDVRGIRIRNSVSGEVSEIALSGFFLGIGHIPNAKFFEGQMDLDEDGYIKSHDNVFTTKDGKIIPGVFCAGDVQDRRYRQAITAAGTGCMAALEVEKYLEEHGR, encoded by the coding sequence ATGTCGAACGTCACCCCTACGACCAGCACCACACGCGATACCGTCATTCTCGGCTCCGGTTGCAGCGGCCTTACCGCTGCCATTTATACCGCGCGCGCCAACCTCAAGCCGCTTGTGATTGAAGGCCACGAACCTGGCGGCCAGCTTTCCATCACCACCCTGGTTGAGAACTTCCCGGGATGGCCCGACGGCGTGCAGGGACCGGAGCTGGTCGAAAACATCCGCAAGCAGGCCGAGAAGTTTGGCGCAGAGATGGAAATGGGACACCTGGTCAGTGCAGACCTGTCCAAGTCGCCGATCGAGCTGAACTTCGGCCATAAGATCGTGCATACGCGCACGCTGATCGTCGCTTCCGGCGCCAGCGCGCGCTGGCTCGGTCTGCCAAGTGAACAGGCACTCATCGGTCATGGTGTCTCGTCCTGCGCGACGTGCGACGGCTTCTTCTTCTCGGGTAAGGTCATCTGCGTGATTGGTGGTGGCGACTCCGCCATGGAAGAGGCGATGTTCCTGACGCGCTTCGCCACGAAGGTCTACCTGATCCACCGGTCGGCACAGTTCCGCGCCAGCAAAATCATGCTGGATCGCGCGATGGCGCATCCGCAGATCGAGTTCCTGACCAACACCATTGTCGAGGAAGTGCTCGGCGTGGAAGAGAAGGATGTTCGCGGCATCCGCATCCGCAACTCAGTCAGCGGCGAAGTCAGCGAGATTGCGCTCAGCGGCTTCTTCCTCGGTATCGGTCACATCCCGAACGCGAAATTCTTCGAGGGACAGATGGACCTGGACGAAGACGGCTATATCAAGAGCCACGACAACGTCTTCACCACGAAGGATGGCAAGATCATCCCCGGCGTCTTCTGTGCAGGCGACGTGCAGGACCGTCGCTACCGCCAGGCCATCACGGCTGCCGGCACAGGCTGCATGGCCGCGCTGGAAGTCGAAAAGTACCTGGAAGAGCACGGCCGGTAA
- a CDS encoding DUF1440 domain-containing protein: MTKTVKPLTNPTKNLLKGALAGLVGGLIATAAKSAAEKLYPPRTHGEPEPPAVLAEKLGQPRLETPGKKAVEEGIHWTFGALAGAAYGIMAELYPAVTAKNGATFGIALMSVTHEGALPALGLSASPEEQEGREKRSEMATHVVYGVVCETVRSVVRKAL; encoded by the coding sequence ATGACTAAGACTGTGAAGCCTTTGACCAATCCGACGAAGAACCTTCTGAAGGGCGCGCTGGCCGGCCTGGTCGGCGGCCTGATCGCCACCGCTGCCAAATCCGCGGCTGAGAAACTCTACCCCCCCCGCACCCATGGCGAACCCGAACCGCCTGCCGTCCTGGCAGAAAAGCTGGGTCAGCCGAGACTCGAAACGCCGGGCAAGAAGGCAGTCGAAGAGGGCATTCACTGGACCTTTGGCGCGCTCGCCGGCGCCGCCTACGGCATCATGGCCGAACTCTATCCCGCCGTGACCGCCAAGAACGGCGCCACCTTCGGCATCGCGCTGATGTCCGTCACGCACGAGGGTGCGCTACCCGCGCTGGGCCTCTCCGCAAGCCCGGAAGAACAGGAAGGCCGCGAAAAGCGGAGCGAGATGGCCACACACGTCGTCTACGGCGTCGTCTGCGAAACGGTCCGCAGCGTGGTCCGCAAAGCCCTCTAA
- a CDS encoding NIPSNAP family protein gives MNRRDWLKGTATLAAAAGISTKLAEAQAPAAKGGRSYFLLRRYKLQSGPTFGAAANKYFSEALIPALTRMGLGPVGVFNLSYGDGTPTMFVLIPGSDLTALAMLDLNLVKDPAFVAAAAPFWAAPAIAPPFLTVTSTVSIGFEGFPQLVVPAKDPHIVQIRTYVSPTYAAHERKMEMFHQGEFRIFAEAGAKSVFYGDNLIGPDLPSLTYMLAHKDLAAMDQNWKNFTTHPDWKKLSTNPRYASEPTVSRVDNLVLTPTAYSQV, from the coding sequence ATGAACCGCCGTGACTGGTTAAAAGGCACTGCCACGCTGGCAGCCGCCGCAGGTATTTCCACAAAGCTTGCGGAGGCGCAGGCACCTGCCGCAAAGGGTGGCCGAAGCTACTTTTTGCTGCGCCGTTACAAGCTGCAGTCGGGGCCGACGTTCGGTGCGGCCGCCAACAAGTACTTTAGTGAGGCGTTGATCCCTGCGCTCACCCGCATGGGATTGGGGCCGGTGGGTGTTTTCAACCTTTCGTACGGCGATGGGACGCCGACCATGTTTGTCCTCATCCCTGGCAGCGATCTGACAGCTTTGGCCATGCTGGATCTGAACCTTGTGAAGGATCCCGCCTTCGTGGCTGCGGCTGCACCGTTCTGGGCCGCACCTGCGATCGCTCCGCCGTTTCTCACCGTGACCAGCACCGTCTCCATCGGCTTTGAGGGGTTTCCGCAGCTCGTTGTTCCGGCGAAGGATCCGCACATTGTCCAGATCCGTACCTACGTCAGTCCCACTTACGCAGCACATGAGCGGAAGATGGAGATGTTCCACCAGGGTGAGTTCCGCATCTTTGCCGAAGCAGGCGCAAAGTCGGTCTTCTACGGAGACAATCTGATTGGCCCGGATCTTCCAAGCCTGACGTACATGCTGGCGCACAAAGATCTGGCAGCGATGGATCAGAACTGGAAGAATTTCACCACGCACCCGGACTGGAAGAAGCTTTCGACTAACCCTCGTTACGCCAGCGAACCGACCGTGTCGCGCGTGGACAATCTGGTGCTGACGCCGACTGCTTACTCGCAGGTCTAG
- a CDS encoding S1/P1 nuclease, whose protein sequence is MRKLLAALASSALLVATIAPPSASAWWEKGHRLVGKVAWDHLTPVARRNVKALLGTESLADVAAWPDVYRPLVAQTGGWHFTDIPGDKTTYDRDRDCPTQPGVKAGSYNDKWRDCVTDRILFFKSRIGDLKLDPSERAESLKFLVHFIGDVHQPFHASGVEKGGNGIQVTAFGQDTCGSKNNCNLHAIWDGYLIDHRNLTDAQYLARLEAEIRKERLAAGSTDPIAWTEQSKILSDAAIVPKGADIDEAYFTKNIPLIDRQLELGGLRLAAALNAAFTAPPAVFHPVDQEKAK, encoded by the coding sequence ATGCGAAAGCTTCTTGCCGCCCTTGCCTCCTCCGCTCTCCTTGTCGCCACGATTGCACCACCATCTGCCTCGGCCTGGTGGGAGAAAGGGCATCGTCTGGTCGGTAAAGTCGCATGGGATCACCTGACGCCCGTCGCTCGCCGCAACGTAAAGGCTCTGCTCGGCACGGAGTCCTTGGCCGACGTAGCCGCATGGCCCGACGTCTACCGTCCACTGGTCGCGCAGACGGGCGGCTGGCACTTCACCGACATTCCGGGCGATAAGACGACCTACGACCGCGACCGCGATTGCCCCACCCAGCCCGGCGTAAAGGCCGGCAGCTACAACGACAAGTGGCGCGACTGCGTGACCGACCGCATCCTGTTCTTTAAGAGCCGCATCGGCGATCTGAAGCTCGACCCGAGTGAACGCGCCGAGTCTCTCAAGTTCCTCGTGCACTTCATCGGCGACGTCCACCAGCCCTTCCACGCATCGGGCGTCGAGAAGGGTGGCAACGGCATCCAGGTCACGGCCTTCGGCCAGGACACCTGCGGCAGCAAGAACAACTGCAACCTGCATGCCATCTGGGATGGCTACCTGATCGACCATCGCAACCTGACCGACGCGCAGTACCTCGCCAGGCTGGAAGCGGAGATCCGCAAGGAGCGCCTCGCCGCAGGCAGCACCGATCCCATCGCATGGACGGAGCAGTCGAAAATCCTGAGCGACGCCGCCATCGTACCCAAGGGCGCCGACATTGATGAGGCTTACTTCACCAAGAACATCCCTCTGATCGATCGTCAGCTTGAGCTCGGCGGTCTGCGCCTCGCGGCGGCCCTCAACGCTGCCTTCACCGCGCCGCCGGCGGTCTTCCACCCCGTGGATCAAGAGAAGGCAAAGTAA
- a CDS encoding bestrophin family protein codes for MIVRPRPRGWELFGIWRLSILSRIWPLILVEAVFSAGVVLAADRFPALFRTFNVAPFTLLGIALSIFLGFRNSACYDRWWEARRQLGALIGEMRSFARLLIATPGGDRARRVRVVKRAIGFVYALMAHLRGAAMPREVAFYAPEDDSLRSARNVPDAMLRNIAMETGAMLAEGEFGELLYGTFDERLTSFAAMQVACERIKGTPTPFPYTLLLHRTAYAFCFLLPFGLVGTLRYATPVFCAVVAYAFFGLDALGDELQEPFGDTLNALPLTAMARTVEISLLETIGEREIPEAMEPVRSVLQ; via the coding sequence GTGATCGTTCGCCCCAGGCCGCGTGGATGGGAACTCTTCGGCATCTGGCGGCTGTCGATTCTCAGCCGCATCTGGCCTCTGATTCTGGTCGAAGCCGTCTTCTCCGCGGGCGTGGTGCTTGCTGCAGATCGCTTTCCGGCGCTCTTCCGGACCTTCAACGTGGCGCCCTTCACGCTGCTTGGTATTGCGCTCTCCATCTTTCTTGGCTTCCGGAACAGCGCCTGTTACGACCGCTGGTGGGAGGCGCGTCGACAGCTTGGCGCGCTCATCGGCGAGATGCGTTCTTTTGCTCGCCTACTGATTGCGACGCCTGGCGGCGATCGTGCGCGGCGGGTTCGCGTGGTGAAGCGGGCCATCGGGTTCGTCTACGCCTTGATGGCACACTTGCGCGGCGCCGCCATGCCGCGTGAAGTGGCGTTTTACGCACCGGAAGACGACTCGCTGCGGTCAGCCCGCAACGTTCCCGACGCGATGTTGCGCAATATTGCAATGGAGACAGGCGCGATGCTAGCGGAGGGCGAATTCGGCGAGTTGCTGTATGGCACGTTCGACGAGCGTCTGACCTCGTTCGCCGCCATGCAGGTGGCGTGCGAACGCATCAAGGGAACGCCGACGCCCTTTCCTTACACGCTGCTGCTGCACCGCACGGCGTATGCGTTCTGTTTTTTACTGCCCTTTGGCCTGGTGGGAACGTTGCGCTATGCAACACCGGTCTTCTGCGCCGTCGTCGCTTATGCATTCTTCGGTCTGGACGCGCTCGGAGACGAGTTGCAGGAGCCGTTCGGCGACACGCTGAACGCCTTGCCGCTGACCGCCATGGCCCGCACAGTCGAGATCAGCCTGCTCGAGACGATCGGCGAACGGGAGATCCCGGAAGCGATGGAGCCTGTGCGATCGGTGCTGCAGTAG
- the trpD gene encoding anthranilate phosphoribosyltransferase: protein MEPVELLQGVVDGADALAFDDARALMSALLEGEFSENEMSALLSALHERGETSAELAGFSDAMRGAAVKLPLTDAERDGLVDTCGTGGDGSGTFNISTAVALVAAAAGARIAKHGNRAVTSRCGSADVLGALGIPTEHTTESAAATLRRDGFAFLLATRMHPAMKIVGPVRRALPFRTVFNLLGPMTNPAGARRQVIGVYSAQAVPLVAEALAFSGHMQHALVVHGLSGLDELSLSGESLVAEVKGSEVTQFTVTPEDAGLMRSQDALAGGDAEQNAAILRGIFAGKAGPARDIVLLNAAAVLMVAGVADDLRGGVAVAAAAIDSGRVTQLLDQLAGAHA from the coding sequence ATGGAGCCGGTCGAACTTCTGCAGGGCGTGGTGGATGGTGCCGATGCACTCGCGTTCGATGACGCACGCGCGCTGATGTCTGCGCTGCTGGAGGGCGAGTTCAGCGAGAACGAGATGTCTGCGCTTCTGAGCGCGCTGCACGAACGCGGTGAGACGTCCGCGGAACTCGCGGGTTTCAGCGACGCCATGCGCGGCGCGGCAGTGAAGCTACCGCTGACCGATGCGGAGCGCGATGGTTTAGTCGACACCTGCGGTACGGGCGGCGACGGCAGCGGCACCTTCAATATTTCGACGGCAGTTGCGCTCGTTGCGGCGGCGGCGGGTGCTCGCATTGCCAAGCATGGCAATCGCGCGGTGACGTCGCGTTGCGGATCGGCCGATGTGCTGGGCGCTCTGGGTATCCCGACGGAACACACAACGGAGTCGGCCGCCGCGACGCTGCGGCGCGACGGCTTCGCATTTCTACTCGCGACCCGCATGCATCCGGCCATGAAGATTGTCGGGCCCGTGCGGCGGGCTCTGCCGTTTCGGACTGTCTTCAATCTGCTGGGGCCAATGACGAATCCAGCCGGGGCTCGCAGGCAGGTCATCGGTGTTTACTCTGCGCAGGCCGTGCCGCTGGTCGCGGAGGCGCTGGCCTTCAGCGGTCACATGCAACATGCGCTGGTCGTGCATGGATTGAGCGGGCTGGATGAGCTGTCGCTCAGCGGCGAAAGTCTCGTTGCCGAGGTGAAGGGGAGCGAGGTCACACAGTTCACCGTCACTCCGGAAGACGCTGGTCTCATGCGTTCGCAGGACGCACTGGCAGGTGGTGATGCCGAGCAGAACGCCGCGATCCTCCGCGGCATCTTCGCCGGAAAGGCGGGGCCCGCCCGCGACATCGTTCTGCTGAACGCGGCGGCGGTCCTGATGGTGGCCGGTGTTGCAGACGATCTGCGTGGTGGCGTGGCGGTTGCTGCTGCGGCCATCGATAGCGGCCGTGTCACGCAGCTATTGGATCAACTGGCTGGGGCGCACGCGTGA
- the sucC gene encoding ADP-forming succinate--CoA ligase subunit beta → MKIHEYQAKEILRKYGVPVPEGEMVTTLEDADRAAKQLFSAGNAVVVIKAQIHAGGRGKGGGVKVTKTLDDANTASKAILGMQLITHQTGPQGQKVQRLLVEAGSAIERELYLGITLDRLNGKLTFMASQAGGMEIEEVAAENPDAIYKEAIEPALGLQPWQARNLAFKLGLKPTQINAAVTFMLGLYKAYVETDCSLLEINPFITTKDDKLAALDCKINFDDNAMYRHKDLKELRDVAEEDPLEVEASKDSLNYIKLDGSIACMVNGAGLAMATMDIIQYSGGSPANFLDVGGGANQQQIEAAFAILLADPNVKAIFINIFGGILRVDVLATAVVAAARNLNVTLPLILRLEGTNVEEGRQILAESGLKYAVGATMAEAAKLAVEAAKGAK, encoded by the coding sequence ATGAAGATTCACGAATATCAGGCGAAGGAAATCCTCCGCAAATACGGCGTGCCCGTGCCCGAGGGCGAGATGGTCACGACGCTGGAAGACGCCGACCGCGCCGCCAAGCAGCTCTTCTCCGCCGGCAACGCGGTTGTCGTCATCAAGGCGCAGATCCACGCGGGCGGCCGCGGCAAGGGTGGTGGCGTCAAGGTCACCAAGACGCTGGATGATGCGAACACCGCTTCCAAGGCCATCCTGGGCATGCAGCTGATCACGCACCAGACCGGACCGCAGGGCCAGAAGGTACAGCGCCTGCTGGTTGAAGCTGGTTCCGCCATCGAACGCGAACTCTATCTCGGCATCACGCTGGACCGTCTGAACGGCAAGCTGACGTTTATGGCTTCGCAGGCTGGCGGCATGGAGATCGAAGAAGTCGCTGCCGAGAATCCCGACGCCATCTATAAGGAAGCGATCGAGCCCGCGCTTGGTCTGCAGCCCTGGCAGGCACGCAACCTGGCGTTCAAGCTGGGCCTGAAGCCGACACAGATCAACGCCGCAGTCACCTTCATGCTGGGCCTGTACAAAGCTTACGTGGAGACTGACTGCTCGCTGCTGGAGATCAACCCCTTCATCACCACGAAGGACGACAAGCTCGCCGCGCTCGACTGCAAGATCAACTTCGACGACAACGCAATGTATCGCCACAAGGACCTGAAGGAACTACGCGACGTTGCGGAAGAAGATCCGCTCGAAGTGGAAGCCTCCAAGGATTCGCTGAACTACATCAAGCTGGACGGCTCGATCGCCTGCATGGTCAACGGCGCCGGTCTTGCGATGGCCACGATGGACATCATCCAGTACAGCGGCGGTTCGCCGGCAAACTTCCTGGATGTGGGCGGCGGTGCGAACCAGCAGCAGATTGAAGCTGCCTTCGCGATCCTACTGGCCGACCCCAACGTCAAGGCCATCTTCATCAACATCTTCGGCGGCATCCTGCGTGTGGACGTACTGGCAACGGCCGTCGTCGCCGCGGCTCGCAACCTGAACGTCACCTTGCCGTTGATCCTTCGCCTAGAAGGAACGAACGTCGAGGAAGGCCGTCAGATTCTTGCCGAGAGCGGCTTGAAATATGCAGTAGGCGCAACGATGGCGGAAGCCGCAAAGCTGGCAGTGGAAGCAGCGAAGGGAGCCAAGTAA